The Ziziphus jujuba cultivar Dongzao chromosome 7, ASM3175591v1 genome includes a region encoding these proteins:
- the LOC125423806 gene encoding KH domain-containing protein HEN4 isoform X1, whose translation MEENVFQMKKNNNHYYNHHHHHHHHRFASGEWNSDDGHEPRQELTQSRDSRPRPRPRQPPRVPKVLPGQVAFRILCHSSVIGGIIGNYGSIISQLRRETAAKIHCENPSPGSQYGVVLVVGSELVDRRIEFEPESGWSEAAMVSGAQEAVVRVFEKIWNVEAQNELSNGSGEVWCRLVAHGSQIRAVMGKGGSNITRMRKESGAKIRIVAAPNSEVLNDEVIQIVGTVLAVKKALIAVSSCLQDHPPLDSSSMLLSKATEVIPNGSSPSGMLAEYFPNVGSLIPPMSGNPINNASNECTLTSSNGNLSKDMEDTQQEVVFRLICSNVVAGSVIGQKGSVVRALETETGASIKFAAPVTNFAERVVTISAYETLESCYSPAQNAVILVFARTVESEIEKGFLLGFSKVSTVTAKLLVASDTVGCLRENEDEVFLEVRDITGADIQILQGDKYLDYGPANSLIQITGGYKNVQHALFQVTSSLRDYLLPCEMLYELRTRSAYGRVRKSSQNVKRGHARTVGGDLEVIRSALKNTEGHRPPLDSGPKLLKKATEINPNGASPSRMLAEFFPNLGCLLPPMYGSSVNSTSNEGTLANNNGIPGKDAKGTQHEVVFRLICSNVAAGSVIGQKGFIVRALEAETGASIKFAAPVTNFGGRVVTISASETLESSYSPAQNALVLVFARTVESVIEKGLLRFSKVTTVTAKLLVASDEVYYLSGNEDGVVSEVREVTGADVQILGVKQLLDYGPANSVVQITGEYENVQNALFQVTSSLRDRLLPHEVFNDVRARNVQRRLRKTSSSDLYQSLGLCPDFKDEANLTCQMKQLGLSHSNGTSPSKLQQPQTVKGGRASVLGGDLEILSGSKLATVTNTILEIAVSQHAFGSLYGEDGCNLHRLREVQKLKYMTLVPEKVKGRLLYLGHLIKHLEHKVCFKLSSKRTKNHELTRR comes from the exons ATGGAGGAAAACGTtttccaaatgaaaaaaaacaacaaccacTATtacaaccaccaccaccaccaccaccaccaccgatTCGCAAGCGGCGAGTGGAATAGCGACGACGGCCATGAACCACGACAAGAATTGACTCAGTCACGAGACTCGCGACCACGACCCAGACCACGTCAGCCCCCACGAGTTCCCAAAGTTTTGCCTGGCCAGGTGGCATTCCGTATCCTCTGTCACTCGTCCGTCATCGGCGGGATCATCGGAAACTACGGCTCCATCATTTCGCAGCTCCGGCGAGAGACTGCCGCCAAGATCCACTGCGAGAATCCTTCGCCGGGTTCGCAGTACGGTGTCGTTTTGGTCGTTGGTTCGGAATTGGTAGATAGGAGGATCGAGTTTGAGCCGGAAAGCGGATGGAGTGAGGCGGCTATGGTGTCGGGGGCTCAGGAGGCGGTGGTTAGGGTTTTTGAGAAAATCTGGAACGTCGAGGCGCAGAACGAGTTGAGTAACGGGTCGGGCGAGGTTTGGTGTAGATTGGTTGCCCATGGGTCTCAGATTCGGGCCGTTATGGGAAAAGGAGGGAGCAATATAACCAGAATGAGAAAGGAAAGCGGTGCTAAGATCAGGATTGTCGCTGCTCCGAATAGCGAGGTTTTGAACGACGAAGTTATCCAG ATTGTGGGAACTGTTTTAGCTGTAAAGAAGGCTCTCATTGCTGTTTCTAGTTGTCTTCAAGATCATCCACCTTTAGACAGCAGTTCTATGCTTTTGAGCAAGGCTACTGAGGTCATCCCAAATGGGTCCTCTCCTTCTGGTATGCTTGCAGAGTATTTCCCAAATGTTGGTTCACTTATACCACCCATGTCTGGAAATCCCATCAATAACGCTTCAAACGAGTGTACATTAACTAGCAGTAATGGAAACTTAAGCAAGGACATGGAAGACACACAGCAAGAAGTTGTGTTCAGACTGATTTGCTCTAATGTTGTAGCTGGGAGTGTCATTGGCCAAAAAGGGTCTGTAGTTAGAGCTTTAGAGACAGAGACAGGTGCTTCTATAAAATTTGCAGCTCCTGTTACAAACTTTGCCGAGCGTGTGGTAACCATTTCTGCATACGAG ACACTTGAATCTTGCTACTCTCCAGCACAAAATGCTGTTATTCTTGTCTTTGCTAGAACCGTTGAGAGTGAGATTGAGAAAGGCTTTCTATTAGGCTTCAGTAAGGTATCAACCGTTACTGCAAAGCTTCTAGTTGCCTCAGATACTGTTGGTTGCCTGAGAGAGAATGAAGATGAGGTGTTTTTAGAAGTGAGAGATATAACTGGTGCAGATATACAGATATTGCAAGGGGACAAGTACCTGGATTATGGTCCAGCAAATTCATTAATACAG ATTACTGGTGGCTATAAAAATGTACAACATGCTCTGTTTCAAGTCACTAGTAGTCTGAGGGATTACCTTTTGCCTTGTGAAATGCTTTATGAATTGAGAACAAGGAGTGCTTATGGAAGGGTGAGGAAGTCATCTCAGAATGTGAAAAGAGGGCATGCCAGAACTGTTGGTGGGGATCTAGAAGTTATAAGGTCAGCATTGAAGAACACAGAAGGGCATCGTCCACCTCTAGACAGCGGCCCTAAACTTTTGAAAAAAGCTACCGAGATCAACCCTAATGGAGCCTCTCCTTCTAGGATGCTTGCAGAGTTTTTCCCAAATCTTGGCTGCTTGTTACCACCCATGTATGGAAGCTCTGTCAATAGTACTTCAAATGAGGGCACCTTAGCCAACAATAATGGAATCCCAGGCAAGGATGCAAAAGGCACACAGCATGAAGTTGTGTTCAGACTTATTTGCTCTAATGTTGCAGCTGGAAGCGTGATTGGCCAAAAAGGGTTCATAGTCAGAGCTCTAGAGGCTGAGACAGGTGCTTCTATAAAATTTGCAGCTCCTGTTACAAACTTTGGTGGGCGTGTGGTCACAATTTCTGCATCTGAG ACACTCGAGTCATCCTACTCTCCAGCACAAAATGCTCTTGTCCTTGTCTTTGCTAGAACCGTTGAGAGTGTCATTGAGAAAGGGCTTCTACGCTTCAGTAAGGTAACAACTGTTACTGCAAAGCTCCTAGTTGCATCAGACGAAGTTTATTACCTGAGTGGTAATGAAGATGGGGTGGTTTCAGAAGTGAGAGAAGTTACTGGTGCAGATGTACAGATATTGGGAGTGAAGCAGTTACTGGATTATGGCCCAGCCAATTCAGTAGTACAG ATCACTGGTGAATATGAAAATGTACAAAATGCGTTGTTTCAAGTCACTAGTAGTCTGAGGGATCGCCTTTTGCCTCATGAAGTGTTTAATGATGTTAGAGCGAGGAATGTTCAGCGGAGGCTGAGGAAGACCAGCTCCTCAGACTTATACCAATCCTTAGGCTTATGTCCTGATTTCAAAGATGAAGCGAATTTAACTTGTCAAATGAAACAACTTGGACTCTCCCACAGCAATGGTACTTCCCCATCAAAGTTGCAGCAACCACAG ACTGTGAAAGGTGGGCGCGCCAGTGTTCTTGGTGGGGATCTAGAAATTTTAAG TGGATCTAAACTTGCTACTGTAACAAATACAATTCTGGAGATAGCAGTTTCTCAGCATGCTTTTGGGTCTCTTTATGGTGAAGATGGTTGCAACTTGCACCGCCTAAGAGAG GTGCAAAAGTTGAAGTACATGACCCTAGTCCCCGAAAAAGTGAAGGGAAGGTTGTTATATCTGGGACACCTGATCAAACACTTAGAGCACAAAGTCTGCTTCAAGCTTTCATCCAAACGGACCAAAAACCATGAATTAACCAGAAGATGA
- the LOC125423806 gene encoding KH domain-containing protein HEN4 isoform X2 produces MEENVFQMKKNNNHYYNHHHHHHHHRFASGEWNSDDGHEPRQELTQSRDSRPRPRPRQPPRVPKVLPGQVAFRILCHSSVIGGIIGNYGSIISQLRRETAAKIHCENPSPGSQYGVVLVVGSELVDRRIEFEPESGWSEAAMVSGAQEAVVRVFEKIWNVEAQNELSNGSGEVWCRLVAHGSQIRAVMGKGGSNITRMRKESGAKIRIVAAPNSEVLNDEVIQIVGTVLAVKKALIAVSSCLQDHPPLDSSSMLLSKATEVIPNGSSPSGMLAEYFPNVGSLIPPMSGNPINNASNECTLTSSNGNLSKDMEDTQQEVVFRLICSNVVAGSVIGQKGSVVRALETETGASIKFAAPVTNFAERVVTISAYETLESCYSPAQNAVILVFARTVESEIEKGFLLGFSKVSTVTAKLLVASDTVGCLRENEDEVFLEVRDITGADIQILQGDKYLDYGPANSLIQITGGYKNVQHALFQVTSSLRDYLLPCEMLYELRTRSAYGRVRKSSQNVKRGHARTVGGDLEVIRSALKNTEGHRPPLDSGPKLLKKATEINPNGASPSRMLAEFFPNLGCLLPPMYGSSVNSTSNEGTLANNNGIPGKDAKGTQHEVVFRLICSNVAAGSVIGQKGFIVRALEAETGASIKFAAPVTNFGGRVVTISASETLESSYSPAQNALVLVFARTVESVIEKGLLRFSKVTTVTAKLLVASDEVYYLSGNEDGVVSEVREVTGADVQILGVKQLLDYGPANSVVQITGEYENVQNALFQVTSSLRDRLLPHEVFNDVRARNVQRRLRKTSSSDLYQSLGLCPDFKDEANLTCQMKQLGLSHSNGTSPSKLQQPQTVKGGRASVLGGDLEILSGSKLATVTNTILEIAVSQHAFGSLYGEDGCNLHRLREISGAKVEVHDPSPRKSEGKVVISGTPDQTLRAQSLLQAFIQTDQKP; encoded by the exons ATGGAGGAAAACGTtttccaaatgaaaaaaaacaacaaccacTATtacaaccaccaccaccaccaccaccaccaccgatTCGCAAGCGGCGAGTGGAATAGCGACGACGGCCATGAACCACGACAAGAATTGACTCAGTCACGAGACTCGCGACCACGACCCAGACCACGTCAGCCCCCACGAGTTCCCAAAGTTTTGCCTGGCCAGGTGGCATTCCGTATCCTCTGTCACTCGTCCGTCATCGGCGGGATCATCGGAAACTACGGCTCCATCATTTCGCAGCTCCGGCGAGAGACTGCCGCCAAGATCCACTGCGAGAATCCTTCGCCGGGTTCGCAGTACGGTGTCGTTTTGGTCGTTGGTTCGGAATTGGTAGATAGGAGGATCGAGTTTGAGCCGGAAAGCGGATGGAGTGAGGCGGCTATGGTGTCGGGGGCTCAGGAGGCGGTGGTTAGGGTTTTTGAGAAAATCTGGAACGTCGAGGCGCAGAACGAGTTGAGTAACGGGTCGGGCGAGGTTTGGTGTAGATTGGTTGCCCATGGGTCTCAGATTCGGGCCGTTATGGGAAAAGGAGGGAGCAATATAACCAGAATGAGAAAGGAAAGCGGTGCTAAGATCAGGATTGTCGCTGCTCCGAATAGCGAGGTTTTGAACGACGAAGTTATCCAG ATTGTGGGAACTGTTTTAGCTGTAAAGAAGGCTCTCATTGCTGTTTCTAGTTGTCTTCAAGATCATCCACCTTTAGACAGCAGTTCTATGCTTTTGAGCAAGGCTACTGAGGTCATCCCAAATGGGTCCTCTCCTTCTGGTATGCTTGCAGAGTATTTCCCAAATGTTGGTTCACTTATACCACCCATGTCTGGAAATCCCATCAATAACGCTTCAAACGAGTGTACATTAACTAGCAGTAATGGAAACTTAAGCAAGGACATGGAAGACACACAGCAAGAAGTTGTGTTCAGACTGATTTGCTCTAATGTTGTAGCTGGGAGTGTCATTGGCCAAAAAGGGTCTGTAGTTAGAGCTTTAGAGACAGAGACAGGTGCTTCTATAAAATTTGCAGCTCCTGTTACAAACTTTGCCGAGCGTGTGGTAACCATTTCTGCATACGAG ACACTTGAATCTTGCTACTCTCCAGCACAAAATGCTGTTATTCTTGTCTTTGCTAGAACCGTTGAGAGTGAGATTGAGAAAGGCTTTCTATTAGGCTTCAGTAAGGTATCAACCGTTACTGCAAAGCTTCTAGTTGCCTCAGATACTGTTGGTTGCCTGAGAGAGAATGAAGATGAGGTGTTTTTAGAAGTGAGAGATATAACTGGTGCAGATATACAGATATTGCAAGGGGACAAGTACCTGGATTATGGTCCAGCAAATTCATTAATACAG ATTACTGGTGGCTATAAAAATGTACAACATGCTCTGTTTCAAGTCACTAGTAGTCTGAGGGATTACCTTTTGCCTTGTGAAATGCTTTATGAATTGAGAACAAGGAGTGCTTATGGAAGGGTGAGGAAGTCATCTCAGAATGTGAAAAGAGGGCATGCCAGAACTGTTGGTGGGGATCTAGAAGTTATAAGGTCAGCATTGAAGAACACAGAAGGGCATCGTCCACCTCTAGACAGCGGCCCTAAACTTTTGAAAAAAGCTACCGAGATCAACCCTAATGGAGCCTCTCCTTCTAGGATGCTTGCAGAGTTTTTCCCAAATCTTGGCTGCTTGTTACCACCCATGTATGGAAGCTCTGTCAATAGTACTTCAAATGAGGGCACCTTAGCCAACAATAATGGAATCCCAGGCAAGGATGCAAAAGGCACACAGCATGAAGTTGTGTTCAGACTTATTTGCTCTAATGTTGCAGCTGGAAGCGTGATTGGCCAAAAAGGGTTCATAGTCAGAGCTCTAGAGGCTGAGACAGGTGCTTCTATAAAATTTGCAGCTCCTGTTACAAACTTTGGTGGGCGTGTGGTCACAATTTCTGCATCTGAG ACACTCGAGTCATCCTACTCTCCAGCACAAAATGCTCTTGTCCTTGTCTTTGCTAGAACCGTTGAGAGTGTCATTGAGAAAGGGCTTCTACGCTTCAGTAAGGTAACAACTGTTACTGCAAAGCTCCTAGTTGCATCAGACGAAGTTTATTACCTGAGTGGTAATGAAGATGGGGTGGTTTCAGAAGTGAGAGAAGTTACTGGTGCAGATGTACAGATATTGGGAGTGAAGCAGTTACTGGATTATGGCCCAGCCAATTCAGTAGTACAG ATCACTGGTGAATATGAAAATGTACAAAATGCGTTGTTTCAAGTCACTAGTAGTCTGAGGGATCGCCTTTTGCCTCATGAAGTGTTTAATGATGTTAGAGCGAGGAATGTTCAGCGGAGGCTGAGGAAGACCAGCTCCTCAGACTTATACCAATCCTTAGGCTTATGTCCTGATTTCAAAGATGAAGCGAATTTAACTTGTCAAATGAAACAACTTGGACTCTCCCACAGCAATGGTACTTCCCCATCAAAGTTGCAGCAACCACAG ACTGTGAAAGGTGGGCGCGCCAGTGTTCTTGGTGGGGATCTAGAAATTTTAAG TGGATCTAAACTTGCTACTGTAACAAATACAATTCTGGAGATAGCAGTTTCTCAGCATGCTTTTGGGTCTCTTTATGGTGAAGATGGTTGCAACTTGCACCGCCTAAGAGAG ATTTCAGGTGCAAAAGTTGAAGTACATGACCCTAGTCCCCGAAAAAGTGAAGGGAAGGTTGTTATATCTGGGACACCTGATCAAACACTTAGAGCACAAAGTCTGCTTCAAGCTTTCATCCAAACGGACCAAAAACCATGA
- the LOC107425046 gene encoding pentatricopeptide repeat-containing protein At5g65560 codes for MNGVLTAVRCPKMMRKLMAAIVSPVEPLLLKPISSIAPLPSEPEPFDLSSQLHTILSRPNWQKHPSLKKLVPSISPSHVCSLFSLNLDPKTALGFFNWIAERPGFKHNVYSHSSLLNILIPNGFFRVAERIRLSMIKACGSVEDTRFVLEVLRRMNRDSEFEFKLTLRCYNTLLMSLSKFLMIDELKNVYLEMLNDMISPNIYTFNTMVNAYCKLGNMVETDLYISKIVQAGLSPDTFTFTSLILGHCRNKDVDSAYKVFQIMPHKGCRRNEVSYTNLIHGLCEAHRVDEAFKLFHQMEEDNCFPTVRTFTVLIRASCGLDRKLDLFQMMTDKGCEPNVHTYTVLIDSMCKEKKLDEARKMLNGMLEKLLAPSVVTYNALIDGYCKQEKVEAAFEILSLMESNKCFPNARTFNELICGLCKRKNVHKAMALLSQMLDRKLSPSLITYNTLIHGQCKAGHIDSAYRLLNLMEKSDLFPDQWTYSGFIDALCKRERLDEACALFDSLQGKGIKSNEVMYTALIDGYCKGGKIKEAYSLFDRMLSDDCLPNLHTYNVLIDGLCKEKKLEEALLLVEKMSSMGLKPTVLTCTSLIKGMLKEGRFADAHKVLNQMILDGNQPDVFTYTTFIHAYCSVGKLEEAEDLMDKMNKEGVVPDSLAYTLLINAYGRLGLVDRAFDVLKRMFDACCEPSHFTYSFLIKHFTNDKGTKEESSMGLDLISDVFNIDIVDVWKIMEFEVALELFERMEKHGCEPNMSTYAKLIIGLCKERRLEVAKKLFDHMRERGMSPTEDICNSLFNCCCELKVYGEAMKLVDTMIENGHFPSLESATMLVCGLYDEESSEKAKSAFRSLLRCSYNSDEVAWKLLIDGLLKRGLVDRCSELLGIMEKMGCHLHPQTYSMLIEGMDGT; via the coding sequence ATGAATGGAGTCCTCACCGCCGTCCGGTGTCCCAAGATGATGAGAAAACTGATGGCGGCCATTGTCAGCCCAGTTGAGCCTCTCCTCCTCAAACCCATATCCTCCATTGCTCCTCTTCCCTCAGAACCAGAGCCTTTCGATCTCTCTTCTCAGCTGCACACCATCCTCTCTCGCCCAAATTGGCAGAAGCATCCATCGCTCAAAAAGCTTGTTCCTTCTATTTCCCCATCCCATGTCTGTTCTCTTTTCTCACTCAATCTCGACCCAAAAACTGCTTTGGGTTTCTTCAATTGGATTGCCGAAAGACCTGGGTTCAAACACAATGTTTACTCTCACTCTTCGTTGCTGAATATTCTGATCCCAAATGGGTTCTTTCGGGTCGCTGAAAGGATCCGGCTTTCGATGATTAAAGCTTGTGGTTCGGTTGAAGATACAAGATTCGTATTGGAAGTGTTGCGAAGGATGAATAGGGATTCGGAATTCGAGTTTAAGCTCACACTCAGGTGCTACAACACACTTTTGATGTCATTATCTAAGTTTCTTATGATTGATGAATTGAAAAATGTGTACTTAGAGATGTTAAACGATATGATTTCTCCgaatatttatacatttaataCAATGGTTAATGCTTATTGTAAGCTTGGGAATATGGTTGAGACTGATTTGTATATCAGTAAAATAGTTCAGGCGGGTTTAAGCCCGGATACATTTACGTTTACCTCTTTGATATTGGGCCATTGTAGGAATAAGGATGTAGATAGTGCTTATAAGGTCTTTCAGATCATGCCGCATAAGGGTTGTCGAAGGAATGAGGTTTCCTACACAAATCTTATTCATGGGCTTTGTGAAGCTCACCGGGTGGATGAGGCTTTCAAATTGTTCCACCAAATGGAGGAAGATAATTGCTTTCCCACTGTGAGAACATTCACAGTTCTTATACGTGCATCGTGTGGATTGGATAGGAAGTTAGATTTGTTTCAAATGATGACAGATAAGGGTTGTGAGCCTAATGTTCACACTTACACTGTGCTTATTGATAGTATGTGCAAGGAAAAAAAGCTTGATGAGGCTAGAAAGATGCTAAATGGGATGTTGGAGAAACTGTTGGCTCCTAGTGTGGTAACATACAATGCTTTGATTGATGGGTATTGCAAGCAGGAAAAAGTTGAGGCtgcttttgaaattttgagtttGATGGAATCAAACAAATGTTTCCCTAATGCTCGAACATTCAATGAATTGATTTGTGGGTTATGTAAAAGGAAGAATGTGCACAAAGCAATGGCATTACTGAGTCAAATGCTTGACCGAAAGTTGTCACCAAGCCTCATCACATATAACACTTTAATCCATGGGCAGTGTAAAGCAGGTCATATTGATAGTGCTTATAGACTGCTTAATTTAATGGAGAAAAGTGATTTGTTTCCTGACCAGTGGACTTACAGTGGTTTTATAGATGCTCTCTGTAAAAGGGAAAGATTAGATGAAGCTTGTGCCCTATTTGATTCTCTCCAGGGTAAAGGCATAAAGTCAAATGAAGTGATGTATACTGCTTTGATTGATGGGTACTGCAAGGGTGGAAAAATCAAGGAAGCCTATTCTTTATTTGATAGAATGCTTAGTGATGACTGTTTGCCGAACTTACATACTTATAATGTCTTGATTGATGGTCTCTGCAAAGAGAAAAAACTGGAGGAAGCATTATTATTAGTGGAAAAGATGTCAAGTATGGGTCTGAAGCCAACAGTTCTTACTTGTACAAGTCTCATTAAAGGAATGTTGAAAGAAGGTCGCTTTGCTGATGCCCATAAGGTTTTAAACCAGATGATTTTGGACGGTAATCAGCCAGATGTATTTACTTACACTACATTTATCCATGCATATTGCAGTGTAGGGAAATTAGAAGAAGCTGAGGATTTAATGGATAAAATGAATAAAGAAGGAGTTGTTCCAGATTCGTTGGCTTACACATTATTAATCAATGCATATGGACGGCTAGGATTAGTAGATCGTGCATTTGATGTTCTTAAGCGCATGTTTGATGCTTGCTGCGAGCCTTCTCATTTTACCTATTCTTTTCTAATCAAACATTTCACAAATGACAAGGGAACGAAGGAAGAGAGTAGTATGGGACTAGATTTGATTTCAGATGTCTTTAATATTGATATTGTTGATGTCTGGAAGATAATGGAATTTGAAGTTGCTTTGGAACTTTTTGAGAGAATGGAAAAACATGGTTGTGAACCTAATATGAGCACTTATGCCAAGCTTATCATAGGGCTTTGCAAAGAGAGGAGGCTGGAAGTAGCGAAAAAGTTGTTTGATCACATGAGAGAAAGAGGAATGTCTCCCACAGAGGATATCTGTAACTCTCTTTTTAATTGCTGCTGTGAGTTGAAGGTGTATGGGGAAGCAATGAAATTGGTGGATACTATGATTGAGAATGGTCATTTTCCGTCACTGGAGTCTGCCACGATGCTTGTTTGTGGCCTATATGATGAGGAGAGTAGTGAGAAAGCGAAATCTGCTTTTCGTAGTCTGCTACGGTGCAGCTATAATTCTGATGAAGTGGCTTGGAAACTTCTCATTGATGGCTTACTTAAGAGAGGTCTTGTAGATAGATGCTCTGAACTTCTAGGAATAATGGAGAAGATGGGTTGCCATCTTCATCCTCAGACGTACTCAATGTTAATTGAGGGAATGGATGGAACATAA
- the LOC107425050 gene encoding UDP-glycosyltransferase 91A1-like has product MANREDKLHIAMFPWLAFGHMIPYLELAKLIAQKGHCISFISTPRNIDRLPRLPPNLSPFINFIKLPLPHQKNLPPNAEATTDLPLDKVPFLKKAYDSLLESITHFLQSSNPDWLLYDFAAYWLPDIARNLGIPNANFSIFIAAALSFVGPTSVPDYRKEPEEFAVPPKWVPFPTTVAFRLFEVLKLAGELNGEDDDNDNVSAVERIKETLGGCDVIAVRGCMEFEPEWIHLLEDINRKPVLQVGMLPTRPTINDDDIDNDDYHKWKPMKEWLDLQKAGSVVYVAFGSEAEHSQAELNEIALGLELSELPFFWVLRSTRTYGSTRLPDGFEERTRGHGFVCKSWAPQVNILGHDSVGGFLTHAGWSSVVESLQFGRPLVLLTYSNDQGINAKVLEEKMIGHIIERDERDGSFTREAVAESLKLVVVKEEGKIYRDKAKEMKPLFSDMDLQEKYVDNFLDYLITHRQRPKVEDEKVI; this is encoded by the coding sequence ATGGCCAACCGAGAAGACAAGCTTCACATAGCAATGTTTCCATGGCTAGCTTTCGGCCATATGATTCCATACCTAGAGCTTGCCAAGCTCATCGCTCAAAAGGGGCATTGTATCTCCTTCATATCCACCCCAAGAAACATCGATCGCCTCCCTAGACTCCCTCCAAATCTCTCCCCATTTATCAACTTCATCAAGCTTCCATTGCCACATCAAAAGAACCTCCCACCAAACGCCGAAGCCACCACAGATTTGCCTTTGGACAAAGTCCCATTTCTCAAGAAGGCCTATGACTCTCTCCTAGAATCCATAACCCATTTTCTCCAATCTTCCAATCCCGACTGGCTTCTCTACGATTTCGCAGCTTACTGGTTACCAGATATTGCTCGGAACCTCGGGATTCCCAATGCCAATTTCAGCATCTTCATAGCAGCAGCTTTGAGCTTCGTCGGCCCGACATCGGTTCCCGATTACCGGAAGGAACCGGAGGAGTTCGCTGTTCCTCCCAAATGGGTCCCATTCCCAACCACCGTAGCTTTCAGGCTCTTTGAGGTTTTGAAACTCGCCGGCGAGCTCAATGGggaagatgatgataatgataatgtATCAGCTGTAGAGCGTATCAAAGAAACCCTTGGAGGTTGCGATGTGATTGCCGTTAGAGGTTGCATGGAGTTTGAACCCGAATGGATCCATCTGTTGGAGGACATCAACCGAAAACCCGTCTTACAGGTCGGTATGCTCCCGACCAGACCGACCATCAATGACGACGACATTGACAACGATGACTATCATAAGTGGAAGCCAATGAAGGAGTGGCTAGACTTGCAAAAGGCAGGGTCAGTGGTGTACGTAGCATTCGGAAGCGAGGCCGAACATAGCCAGGCCGAGCTCAACGAAATAGCACTCGGCTTAGAGCTCTCGGAATTGCCATTCTTTTGGGTGTTAAGGAGTACTCGGACATACGGCTCGACCCGATTACCCGACGGGTTCGAGGAGCGAACCCGAGGACATGGATTCGTCTGCAAGAGTTGGGCACCTCAGGTTAACATTTTGGGTCATGATTCCGTGGGAGGGTTTTTGACCCACGCTGGTTGGAGCTCGGTTGTGGAGTCCCTCCAGTTTGGGAGACCACTTGTGCTGCTGACTTACTCCAATGACCAAGGTATTAATGCTAAGGTCTTGGAGGAGAAAATGATTGGGCATATTATTGAGAGGGACGAGAGAGATGGTTCTTTTACTAGAGAAGCCGTGGCTGAGTCGTTGAAACTCGTGGTGGTCAAGGAAGAAGGAAAGATTTATAGGGATAAGGCTAAGGAGATGAAGCCGTTGTTTTCCGATATGGATTTGCAGGAAAAGTACGTGGATAATTTCCTAGATTACCTTATAACCCATAGACAACGACCTAAAGTTGAAGATGAGAAGGTGATTTAA